One Methanobacteriaceae archaeon genomic window, GATTTCAACAATCAGTTCAGTAGTCGCAGTAAGTAAGATAATAGCTCCAGTTTTATTCATTACAGCATTATTAATTGTATTTATATGGATATTCTTTGGTGGTTTATAAGTAAACTGTAAAAAGAGTGTAAGCTATAACCCATATAAAGTAAAATGGTACAATACCATCACCTAACCATTGGGAGAATCCAGAAATTTCATCCCCAAACATTTTTTGACAAGCTTGGCCTGTGAAATATAAAATGATTACAGCAATGAAAAATGCAAAAATATCATTTTTAAATCCGAACCAACCTAAAGTCAAAGCAGCGGAAATAAGAGAGGCAAAAATACCAACAACAACATGAATTCCAGTAACTTTAATAGTTATGTCCATTTATATCCTCCATTAAATTAAATATATTAATTTAATTATGGTAATTTATAATATATTAATGTATTGATAAAAAAGGTGTAATAATGAAATCCATGTCCAATGTAGACATTTATACAGTAAGTGATGAATTAAATAATTTATTAAGCGGTGCTAGAGTAGATAAATCCTTTCAACCTACCAATGACATAGTAGTAATGAGATTTCACGTTCCAGGAACTGGTAGAGTTGATTTAGTAATGCAATGTGGTTCAAGAATACATACTACACAGTATCCTTTAGAAAATCCAACTACTCCACCATCATTTCCTATGCTTTTAAGAAAAAGGATTAAAGGAGCTCACGTTGAAAGCATAACACAGCATAATTTTGATCGTGTAATTAAAATCAGAGTTAAAAAAGATAAATATTACACAATAATTGTTGAATTGTTTGATAAAGGAAACATTATTCTTTTAGATGATGAAAACAACATTATCCAACCACTAAAAAGAAAACAGTTAAGTGAAAGAGATATCAGTTCCAAAAGAGAATATGTATTTCCTAAAGAAAGAGGAATAAATCCTATTGAAGTTACAAAAGAAGAATTAAGCGAATTATTCAAGAATGCTGATAGTGATGCTGTTAGAACTCTTGCAATGAATGGACTTGGAAGTTTATATGCTGAAGAAATTATTCAAAGAGCAAATAACACTGTTGAGATTGATAAAAATACACCTACTTCACAATTAAGCGATAAACAAATAGCTGAAATTCACAACAGCATGCAGGAGTTATTTGATAACTTAAAAGATGGTTCAATCAAACCTCAAATCGTTAAAAAAGATTCAAAAGAAGATGTTGTTCCATTGGATCTTATCAAATATGATGATTTTGAAAAAACTTTTTACAATGACTTTAACGAAGCATGTGATGAATTTTACTCCAAAAAGGTAAACAGTACCATAAAAAATGTAAAAGAAGCAGCATGGAATAAGAAGGTTAAGAAGTTTGAAAAAAGATTAAACTTACAGCAAGAAACACTGGATAACTTTGAAAAGACCATCAAAGAAAGTAAACATAAAGGAGAGGTTATCTATTCAAATTATCCGACCATTGAAAACATCATCAATGTTGTAAACAATGCATGGAGTAATGATTATTCCTTTAAGGAAATTGGAAAAATATTGAAAAAAGCTAAAAAAGATGGAATGGCTGAAGCTCAAATTTATGAATCAATTGATAAAATGGGAGTTTTAACACTTAACATATCAGATACTTCATTTAATATTAATCCAAAATTAACAATTCCTGAAAATGCTGAAATTTATTATGAAAAAGCTAAAAAGGCAAAAAGAAAAACAAAAGGTGCACTAATAGCTATTGAAAATACCAAAAAACAACTTGAAGACATTAAGTCCAAAAAAAACATAGCTATGGAAAATGTTTCAGTACCTAAAAAGAGAATCAAAAAGAATCTCAAATGGTATGAAAAACACAGATGGTTTATTAGCTCTGATAACACATTGGTTGTTGGTGGAAGAGATGCAAACAGTAATGAACTGATTGTTAAGAAATATTTGGACCCAAATGACATATATTTGCATGCAGATATACATGGTGCAAGTTCAGTTTCTATAAAATTAAATGGTGAAGAATTAAATGAAAATATCATTAAAGAATCTGGAGAGTTTGCAGCATCCTTTTCATCTGCTTGGTCAATGGGTTTCACAACACAGGACGTATACTGGGTCCATCCCGACCAAGTTACAAAAACACCTGAATCAGGTGAATTTTTGAAGAAAGGGTCATTTGTAATAAGAGGGCATAGAAATTACATAAGAAGTGCAAGAGTAAGACTTGGAATTGGAATTGTTGATTATGAAGGAAAAAGAATAATGGCAGGACCAGTTGATGCTCTTGAAGCACACTGTGATAATTTTGTTGTATTAAAACCAGGATTTACAAAAAAAGAAGCAATAGCTAAAAAAATATTGCACAAAATAAACGAAGATGACTTAATAACCCTTGACGATATTATAAGAGTATTGCCATCAGGAAAATGTGATATCGATGAGGAATATCATCTAAGAAAAAAATATGAAAAAAATTAATCCTGATAATCTTCAGGATTATATTCAAAGTATTCTTCAGGATTCATAACCACAACATCAATGTTAGGGTTAAACTGACTTACAAAATTAGCAAAAATTGCAGGATCTTGTTCAATTGGTGGGAATGTATTGTAATGCATTGGAATAACTACCTTTGGATTCATCCACATAGAAGCTAATGCTGCTTCAAAAGGACCCATAGTAAATTTATCACCAATTGGAACTAACACCACATCAGGTTTATAAATAGATCCAACAATATCTTTCATATCACCAAATAAACCAGTATCACCACAGTGATATATTGAAGTTCCATCTTCAAAGGTTATTAAAAATCCTGCTGCTTCTCCACCAGGAACAATTTCTTCAACCATATCAATAGCTGAAGAGTGTTTTGCTTCAAGCATAGTAAATTTAATATTGTGGTATACAAATGAACCACCAATATTAACTCCAATATTTCTAATTCCTTGTTTAGCTAAGAATAAGGAGATTTCGTGAATACATGCAATAGGTGCATTAGTACGATTAGAAATTTCTAAAGCATCACCAACATGATCAGAATGACCATGAGTGAGTAAAATAATATCCGGATTTATTTCTTCAACAGGAATTTGACATGCCGGATTATTACTAATAAACGGATCAATTAAAATTTTAACATCATCATCACTAATAATTTCAAAAGCTGAGTGACCTAACCATCTTATTTCCATTAAGCAGAACCCCCTGCATATTGTACTAAAATAGATTCATCTAAATTAGATGCAATACTCCAAGTTTTTTCGAAACTGGAGCGAATAGTTGAAATAGAATCTCTATCATCATATATAGCACCGTATTCGAAATCATTATTACCTGCAGAGATAATCATTGCATAAGAATCATCTGCAATCAAGTTAACTGTATGAACTTTAGGAACTGTTTTGATATGTACTCCCTGTTTTAATAAAGATGAAATCAAGAACATGTAAGACATATCAGACGGATCAAATTCATCAATAATAATTCTTGAATAGGATGAAGGCACATGAGATAAAAATCTATCAGATAAATTGTTTAAAGAAGGAATTTCTAACATGACTTCTTTGTTAATATGAACAGCCAATTTATCAAATGCTTCTTGTGAAGTTAAAACTTCTTCATCAGAAATGATATGACTATTAAGGGATTTAGGTACAGGCAATTTTTCAGGATCATTAATGTCAATCTTGATATCTCTAGGTTCAGTTACTTCAGATGCAACATATTTTGGGGAAGGGAGATCATCTTCAGTTGGTTCTTCTAATGCACGTTTGATTTCCTCAGATTTATCAGTTTCAATAACAATTGGTTCAACGCTTTCGCTACCTTGTTCAAAATAATCTGCTTGACGTTTTTTAGGAACTCTAGTTACTTTTAATGGTCTTCCATATTGAGGAGTGAAAACTAATGGTTTATCTAAATCCACTTCTTTTTCTTCTCTTGGAACTCCCCTCAATACTAATTTGGAATCATCTGAATTGCCATAGTACTCACCAGGAGTTGAATCTGAAAATTCTTCAACAACTAAATCATCATACCCTATTTCATCATAATCATCATATTCACGGCGAACTCTTAAAGGTCCCTGTGAAGTGTTTTGTCTGTTAAATCCAGAATTAACTTCTTTTGAATCTAAAAACTCTTTAATTTTATTAGCAGTTTTATCAACATTGGATTCAACGATATAACTAGCTATTAGAACCATTCCAATAACTATAATCAACAAACCAACTATTAATAAAATATCTACTAAATTATATGTATATGTCTCATAAGAAATGAGGACACCAATTACAAATAAAATAAAACCTGAAACTAATTTTATCGCATTTCCCACGTTTTCACCCTTATAAATTTTTAATCACTCTATTAAACTACTATATATTATCTAAATAACTATTTATAAACCTAATGGAAAAAAACGCCAAAATTTAAAAAGAACAAAACTACAATAAGTATTACTTTTTTATAAAATAGTAATATTAATATAGTAAAAAATCCAATTAAAAATTGGTGAAAAACATGCAAAATATCAACTCACTCATAAATGAAAATTCAGGTCAAGGCGCTGCAGAATATATTTTACTATTCGGAGGAGTGCTTGTAATAGCATTACTTGCCCTAACAATTTATAGATCATATATGGAAACAAGTGATGTTAGCCTCAAGGCAAAAGACGATATAATTGATGTAAGGAATACAATTCTTGACAACAGAACACATGTTTAGACAAAAAATAGACAATAAAGGACAGGGAAGTGCAGAACTAATTTTAATAATAGGAGGAATAATTGTTGTTGTACTCTTAATATCCACATATATTACGAATATAACAGAAAAAACACAAAAAAATATGGAAAATTTATTAAAAAAAGAAAGAGATTTTTTGATAAACAAAATATAAAATAGAGAGCTCATCTCTCTATTTTCCCATAAATGTTGAATTTAAAATTTCATCCCAAGATTCGGAATTGATATTTTCTAATTTGAAACTAGATCTAGTTAAGATTCTAATGTTTTGAGGACATGCTTTTACACAGGCACCACATAAATTACAAAATGTCAAATCAGTAACGGATTTTCCATCAACGATTGTAACAGCCCTACATGGACAAACATCAAGACATGCGTGGCAGGAATCACCTTTACAGATTTTTTCTTCCTCTTCAACTAACTCCAATTTACCTTCAAATGGTTTAATTATATCAACCGCATCAACTGGACAGACTTCACTACACCATGAGCAGTACACACATGAGTTTTCCAAGATGATAGTTTCTCCAGTGATTTTAGGAACTTTAATTTCATCTCCATACATACAGGTTGAACATATTTGTTTAATTGCATCTTCTGGACATACTCTTTTACAAACACCACAGAAAATACATTTTGAAGTATCAACTTCGATAGAATTGTTTAATTTATCAACAGATGATGTTGGAATATTTTTAATTGTAATTGCTCCAACAGGACACATATCGCTACAAAAAGAACAATATATACAATCATCCCCATTAATTTCGATTTCTCCCCTTACTAAATCAACAGCATTAGGAAGATTTCTTTTGAAAATAATGGAATCTCTTGGACATGCCCTATAACATTTTCCACAATACATACAATCTTCATCATCGATTTTAGAATCTTTGTTCCAGGAAGGATAAGAATCAACTTCTTTAATATTCTCCCCGTCAACAGTCAATGATAATGCATCAAAAGGACAAGCTATTGAACATAATCCACAAAATACACAGGAATCTTTGTTAACAGAAATTAAATCCATTTCTATTAATCCACGTGCAATAGGAACAATTGGCCCTAACCTTAAAGAGGAAGTAGGACAAACGTCAGCACAAATTCCACAGCCAACACAATTTTTATCATCATATGACAAATTACGGAATTCTTCACCGTTTCTTTTAATATCAAACATAAAATTCCTCATGCTTTAGAAATAGCTTGATTTGGACAGTTTTGTATGCATAAGTCACAATCATCACAGTTTTCAGGTACGATAAATACATCACCATCTTTTTCTATGATTGCTCCTTGCTCACAAAGTTTAATACATAATCCTTGTACTGGACAATCTTGGATGTGTCCGCATACATTAGCATCAATGTTTACTGGCATATTTTCACCCCATAAAATAATTAAGATTGTTATCGGTTAAAACCGATTTTTTAAACTATTTAATGACATTCCCGTTTTGATTAATCTCCCCACTTCTAATACGTGTGGAAGAAATTGGATTGCCATCATATGCTAGCACAAAACTTACTACAACAATATCAAGAGGCTTCATGCCTTTAGAAACTCTAATTTCATTAATTTTAACTGCAGTAGGCTCAGTTTCCTCACTAACAACAATTGCATCGAAATCTTCATCATGAATTGTAGTTCCATAAGGATCATTTAATGGAATCACAACAAAATTGGATTTATCAGAAAAAAATGCATTTAAATTACTCATCCTTGTTTTACAAGAATCAATGTCGCCTTTTAATCCTCCAAAAGCATCAGAGGTAACACCAATCTCAATTTGATTACCTAATTCAAAAGCAGTTGATAATAATTTTTTGTGACCATCATGAAATTTGTCAAAAGTTCCACCAACAGCTACTTTATTATATTTCTTAGAGTTCATAATATTGTCCTAATAATTTGCTATAATAACTATTTATCAAAACTATTATAAAAATTGTTAGATAAAAAAAGAAAAAATAAAAAATAGTTAAAATGGAAGGCTTGCATAATATCCATGTAATGAATAAGAGCCAGTATTCCAGTTAACTATTGTTCCTAAGGAGTTTCTAGAACTTGTAGCATCTGCAACAGTCCAAACACCATCAATTAAAACCTGATTCCAAACATGTCCATAAGTACTTCCACTGGAAAACGTACATGTTCCATGGACATATTTAGTTGCAAGTCCTGCTGTTCTAAACATTGCCGCAAGCAAGTGAGCATGATCAACACAGTTTCCATTTCCAGACTCTAAAGTACCAACAGCACCATATTTAGTGTCATAATAAAAACTATATGAGATATGATCTCTTACATAGTTAAATATTGCTTTTGCCTTAGATTTCTCACTAGTTAAGTCTTTAGTTAATTTATCAACTAATAGCTTAATTTTAGTACTGTTCACTTGACAGTTAGCAGTTGCTGCTAAATATGCCATTAAGCTGCTGTCCTTAGTAGGAAGCGGTTTAATTTCTACATATGCTGGCATTACATTTTCATCATCATAAAATGAAATTACACGTGAAAATGCATAAACAAGACTTTTATAACCTATAGATCCAACATCTGAACTTACAACATTCGGAACTTTACCCTCTGCATCAGCAGTCTTTATAAGATTTTTTGCAACACTAAGATAGTCTTTTAAGTTACCTGAAGAGTAAGTTGAAGACGGACTACTTGGACCTCCAACATGTTTAATTGAAATTGGTGATTTATTATTAGCTTTTAAATTTACAATAGATTTAGAAGCTAAATACAAATATTCATTGGTTGTGTAAGTTATACTTCCAATTTTGACTGTAGCTGGCAATTTATAATTCTTATTGATGTAAGATTTCACATTTTGAGATGCAGCAATAATCTGATTAATAGTTACTGAACTAACGACAGTTATTGTAGAAGATTCTGTATAAACACCCTGAGAGTATTTAATAACATGATTTCCACCGGATAAAACACCTAAACTCACTTTAGCTATACCATTTAAGTCAGATGTGGCTGAATATTTATTACCGTTAATGTTGAATGTAATTTTAACATTTTTAACAGGTTTTTTATTTGCATCAGTTACTTTAACAGAATATGAAACTTTACTTCCAATTGAAACATATATATTTTCACCAGTCATTTTGGTTCCTTTAACAATTATATGTTTCTTAACAGTGCTAGATTTATAATAGTCATTACTTACAACTGCACTAATCGGATAATCTCCAAATGTAAGGCCTATTTTTAACTTAGCTTCACCTTTTAAGTCAGTGTATTTTGTGTAGCTAACACCTTTAACTGTGAATTTAACTCCTATATTTTTGAGAGGAGTTCCAGATTTGGTTTTAACAACAACTTTGAAATAAGACCCATCCCTGTATTTCATCACTAAATCATTAGCAGATATTGTAACAGTTTGTTTTGCGATTATAACCTTATCTGAACCATAGCAGTAATCAGCATAACCATTTGTTAAATAATAAAATTTAATGGAAGATGTTCCGGGTTTTAAATCAGGAATCTTCAAATATGCATTACCATATGCTGTGGTTTTTACAGTGTATGTTTTTCCATTGAATACAAACTTAACATACTTATTAGCTAGTGCCTTACCATTTTTTGTAAGTTTAACTTTGAATTTTGGTCCATCTTTATAAACCATATTCAATGTTGAAGATGTAAATTTTGTAGTTGGAGTTCTAACAGTTATTTTCCCAGATCCTGAAGATGCACTAAAGTGTTTATCTCCAGCGAAGGTAAAATTAATCGAATATTTTCCAATATCCATTCCAGGAATAGTTAAAGTAGCAACCCCTTTAGAATCTGTGTTAACAGTATACTCTTTATCATTAATATTGAATACAACAGTCCTGTTGCTGAGTAAAAAACCATGATTAGATTTTAAAGTTACCTTATATGAGTATTTTTTATTAGGCTCAATGTAAGTAGTGGACAAACTAGGCTTTATAGTTGTATTATCCTTTAGAGAAATGTATTCAACATCTACAGTTTCACCAGAAGCTGGATTTGATATTGAAATAATATGTTTTCCAGGATATAAATTAATAGATAAATATACAATACCTTTTTCATCTGTTGTCTTGGTGTATGTTACACTACCAATTTTAATGGAAACTTTTGTTTTTGCTAAAACATTATTATTTTTCCAGAATTTTATAGTGTGTTTAGAAACATATCCATAGCATGAAGAAGTAATATTTGGGCTAATGGATGACAATACTTTAACTTTTTTAGTGGTTGTGAGACTATTATACTTTGAACTACCTGCATATTTAACATAAATGCTATATGAACCAACAGGTAACGCTGCAGTCTTAACTGTTGCTATACCGTTTATACTGGTAGTTGCTGTATAAGTAACACCATTAATTTTAAGAGAAACCTTTTGACTAGCTATTACTTTTCCATTAACATCCTTTAAAGTCACTCTGAAATATGTAGCAGATTTTGAGTAATGAGTATCACTCATAGTTACCTTAACAGATATTTTAGAAGAAGCACTAATCAAATTATCTGATAGAGAAACAGATAATAAATTAGATTTTTTTGAATTATCAATTTCTATAAAATCAGAAGCATGAATATCCTCATAATTATTCTCATAACTGCTTAAATTAGAATTATCAGAATAATTACTAAAATTCTCATGAGAATCAACCATATTATTTTGTGAGATAGAATCCCCCATAGGAACTTCTAAATTATCTCTGACAGATATTGAATCAACATCATCTGCCATTAAATTTAAATTTTCCGTATTTGAAACATTATTTAAATCAACTGCACTAGTTGCACCTACAATAAAAAAGAACAATAGCACAAATGATACAAATAATGATTTTGTTTTAATTGAAATTTTTCCACCTCGATTTCCCATTACGAAAATTTTATAAATATGATTGTACTAAAATTAATATTTCATAATGAGTATGATAAACATATAATTTCAATATTATATAAATGTTTAACTTTAAATGGCTAAAAACAGCCCTAAATTATGTAAATTATTAGAAATGGACATAAAATTAAAATAAAAGAACAAATAGATTAAAATAAGAAAATATAAGCCAACTACGTTAAATCTATTTTAAACTTTTAACAAATTATGAACAATTAAATTAGCATTTATACAAAAAACAAAAGTGAGAAACACTATTTATTAAAAATTAATAGATGATTTCATGTTATATGAAAAAAACATATTTCAAAAAAATATAAAAAATGTTGATATTCATATTGGACTTGCTTATCCAAATGTTTACAAAACCGCAATGTCATCATTAGGATATAATATTTTATACAATCAAATCAATGAGCTTGATGATACTTGGTGTGAACGTGTTATTTTTCCAGACACTAACTCATTAGAAGCAGGAACTCCTCTTAAATATTTTGATATTATTAGTTTTACAATCCAATTTGAAGAGGATTATTTTAATGTATTAAATATGCTAAATAGTGCAGGAATACCTCTTAAAAGAAAAGACAGAACAGAAAATGATCCTTTGATAATTGCAGGAGGACCTTGTGCAACAGCAAATCCTATGCCTTTAGATGATTATATTGACCTTTTTGTAATTGGGGAAGGTGAGATAGTCATTAATGACATAATAAACACGTATAAAAGTGATAAAAAGGATTTAGATAAATATTTAAAGTTGCCTGGAGTGTATATTCCTGAATTTAAAAATAAAACAAAAATAAATATCATACAAGATATGAATGATGCATATCATATCACACAACCCATTATAAGTAAAAGTGATGATGATGAGTATCAGACAATTTTTAATAATTCCATTATGTTAAATGTCTCAAGAGGTTGTACAAGAGGATGTAGATTCTGCATGTCAGGATATCTCTACAGACCAATGAGACAGACTGATTATAAAAAATTAATTGATATAGCTATTAAAACACACAAAAATACTCAATTAAATAAAATTACATTAATAGGTGCAGCAGTTTCAGATTATGCTGACTTAGAAAAGTTAATTACTGGTCTTGAAGATGAAGGATTTCAAATTTCAACACCTTCACTAAGAATTGAATCCATAACAAGAAACACGTTGGAATCTCTTAAAAGAAGTGGATTAAAAACAATTACTCTTGCACCGGAATCAATTGAGAAATTAAGAAAATCAATTAACAAAGACATCCCTGAAGAAAAAATACTTAATGTGATAAAAGATGCTGTTGAACTTGATTTTAAAATCAAATTGTATTTCTTAATTGGACTTCCAGATGAAACAATGGAAGACATCAAAACACTTTGCGAATATATGAAAAAAATTGCAGATATGCACACTAGCATTAAAAATGTGAAATTTAGTGTAAATCCAATCATTCCAAAACCACACACTCCTCTTCAATGGGAAGGCTATGATTTTAAAGACATTAAGAAGAAAACTCGTTATATTACCAAAGAAATGAAAAAATATAACATTAAGTGTGAAAGTCCTAAAAAAGGATTAATCCAATATATATTGTCTTGTGGAAATAGGGAAGTTGGTGCAATTATTGAAAAATCAATAATAAAACAGCCTACCCTAAAAGAGTGGAGAGACATAACACCACAATATGATATTGATGATGAACTTCCTTGGGACAATATTGATGTTGGTGTAACTAAAAGATTTTTAAAAATTGAAAATAAACGATTGAGAAATTTAAAACAAACCCCGTGGTGTGAAACCGGCAGATGTTACAACTGTGGATCATGTTAGAAAAAAATTAATTTACTATAAATAATATAATCTAAACAAAGAGAGGTATAATTATGATAAATCCTGCAAGCAGATTAAATTCAATTGAATTATCATTAATAAGAAAAATGTTTGAAGTGACAAATCCTAATGCAA contains:
- a CDS encoding metal-dependent hydrolase, with product MEIRWLGHSAFEIISDDDVKILIDPFISNNPACQIPVEEINPDIILLTHGHSDHVGDALEISNRTNAPIACIHEISLFLAKQGIRNIGVNIGGSFVYHNIKFTMLEAKHSSAIDMVEEIVPGGEAAGFLITFEDGTSIYHCGDTGLFGDMKDIVGSIYKPDVVLVPIGDKFTMGPFEAALASMWMNPKVVIPMHYNTFPPIEQDPAIFANFVSQFNPNIDVVVMNPEEYFEYNPEDYQD
- a CDS encoding class III signal peptide-containing protein, translating into MQNINSLINENSGQGAAEYILLFGGVLVIALLALTIYRSYMETSDVSLKAKDDIIDVRNTILDNRTHV
- a CDS encoding Ig-like domain repeat protein, which encodes MGNRGGKISIKTKSLFVSFVLLFFFIVGATSAVDLNNVSNTENLNLMADDVDSISVRDNLEVPMGDSISQNNMVDSHENFSNYSDNSNLSSYENNYEDIHASDFIEIDNSKKSNLLSVSLSDNLISASSKISVKVTMSDTHYSKSATYFRVTLKDVNGKVIASQKVSLKINGVTYTATTSINGIATVKTAALPVGSYSIYVKYAGSSKYNSLTTTKKVKVLSSISPNITSSCYGYVSKHTIKFWKNNNVLAKTKVSIKIGSVTYTKTTDEKGIVYLSINLYPGKHIISISNPASGETVDVEYISLKDNTTIKPSLSTTYIEPNKKYSYKVTLKSNHGFLLSNRTVVFNINDKEYTVNTDSKGVATLTIPGMDIGKYSINFTFAGDKHFSASSGSGKITVRTPTTKFTSSTLNMVYKDGPKFKVKLTKNGKALANKYVKFVFNGKTYTVKTTAYGNAYLKIPDLKPGTSSIKFYYLTNGYADYCYGSDKVIIAKQTVTISANDLVMKYRDGSYFKVVVKTKSGTPLKNIGVKFTVKGVSYTKYTDLKGEAKLKIGLTFGDYPISAVVSNDYYKSSTVKKHIIVKGTKMTGENIYVSIGSKVSYSVKVTDANKKPVKNVKITFNINGNKYSATSDLNGIAKVSLGVLSGGNHVIKYSQGVYTESSTITVVSSVTINQIIAASQNVKSYINKNYKLPATVKIGSITYTTNEYLYLASKSIVNLKANNKSPISIKHVGGPSSPSSTYSSGNLKDYLSVAKNLIKTADAEGKVPNVVSSDVGSIGYKSLVYAFSRVISFYDDENVMPAYVEIKPLPTKDSSLMAYLAATANCQVNSTKIKLLVDKLTKDLTSEKSKAKAIFNYVRDHISYSFYYDTKYGAVGTLESGNGNCVDHAHLLAAMFRTAGLATKYVHGTCTFSSGSTYGHVWNQVLIDGVWTVADATSSRNSLGTIVNWNTGSYSLHGYYASLPF
- a CDS encoding class III signal peptide-containing protein, whose amino-acid sequence is MFRQKIDNKGQGSAELILIIGGIIVVVLLISTYITNITEKTQKNMENLLKKERDFLINKI
- a CDS encoding DUF5379 family protein codes for the protein MDITIKVTGIHVVVGIFASLISAALTLGWFGFKNDIFAFFIAVIILYFTGQACQKMFGDEISGFSQWLGDGIVPFYFIWVIAYTLFTVYL
- the rqcH gene encoding ribosome rescue protein RqcH, with the protein product MKSMSNVDIYTVSDELNNLLSGARVDKSFQPTNDIVVMRFHVPGTGRVDLVMQCGSRIHTTQYPLENPTTPPSFPMLLRKRIKGAHVESITQHNFDRVIKIRVKKDKYYTIIVELFDKGNIILLDDENNIIQPLKRKQLSERDISSKREYVFPKERGINPIEVTKEELSELFKNADSDAVRTLAMNGLGSLYAEEIIQRANNTVEIDKNTPTSQLSDKQIAEIHNSMQELFDNLKDGSIKPQIVKKDSKEDVVPLDLIKYDDFEKTFYNDFNEACDEFYSKKVNSTIKNVKEAAWNKKVKKFEKRLNLQQETLDNFEKTIKESKHKGEVIYSNYPTIENIINVVNNAWSNDYSFKEIGKILKKAKKDGMAEAQIYESIDKMGVLTLNISDTSFNINPKLTIPENAEIYYEKAKKAKRKTKGALIAIENTKKQLEDIKSKKNIAMENVSVPKKRIKKNLKWYEKHRWFISSDNTLVVGGRDANSNELIVKKYLDPNDIYLHADIHGASSVSIKLNGEELNENIIKESGEFAASFSSAWSMGFTTQDVYWVHPDQVTKTPESGEFLKKGSFVIRGHRNYIRSARVRLGIGIVDYEGKRIMAGPVDALEAHCDNFVVLKPGFTKKEAIAKKILHKINEDDLITLDDIIRVLPSGKCDIDEEYHLRKKYEKN
- a CDS encoding 4Fe-4S binding protein — encoded protein: MFDIKRNGEEFRNLSYDDKNCVGCGICADVCPTSSLRLGPIVPIARGLIEMDLISVNKDSCVFCGLCSIACPFDALSLTVDGENIKEVDSYPSWNKDSKIDDEDCMYCGKCYRACPRDSIIFKRNLPNAVDLVRGEIEINGDDCIYCSFCSDMCPVGAITIKNIPTSSVDKLNNSIEVDTSKCIFCGVCKRVCPEDAIKQICSTCMYGDEIKVPKITGETIILENSCVYCSWCSEVCPVDAVDIIKPFEGKLELVEEEEKICKGDSCHACLDVCPCRAVTIVDGKSVTDLTFCNLCGACVKACPQNIRILTRSSFKLENINSESWDEILNSTFMGK
- a CDS encoding phosphopantetheine adenylyltransferase, with the protein product MNSKKYNKVAVGGTFDKFHDGHKKLLSTAFELGNQIEIGVTSDAFGGLKGDIDSCKTRMSNLNAFFSDKSNFVVIPLNDPYGTTIHDEDFDAIVVSEETEPTAVKINEIRVSKGMKPLDIVVVSFVLAYDGNPISSTRIRSGEINQNGNVIK
- a CDS encoding 4Fe-4S binding protein, with amino-acid sequence MPVNIDANVCGHIQDCPVQGLCIKLCEQGAIIEKDGDVFIVPENCDDCDLCIQNCPNQAISKA
- a CDS encoding radical SAM protein, coding for MLYEKNIFQKNIKNVDIHIGLAYPNVYKTAMSSLGYNILYNQINELDDTWCERVIFPDTNSLEAGTPLKYFDIISFTIQFEEDYFNVLNMLNSAGIPLKRKDRTENDPLIIAGGPCATANPMPLDDYIDLFVIGEGEIVINDIINTYKSDKKDLDKYLKLPGVYIPEFKNKTKINIIQDMNDAYHITQPIISKSDDDEYQTIFNNSIMLNVSRGCTRGCRFCMSGYLYRPMRQTDYKKLIDIAIKTHKNTQLNKITLIGAAVSDYADLEKLITGLEDEGFQISTPSLRIESITRNTLESLKRSGLKTITLAPESIEKLRKSINKDIPEEKILNVIKDAVELDFKIKLYFLIGLPDETMEDIKTLCEYMKKIADMHTSIKNVKFSVNPIIPKPHTPLQWEGYDFKDIKKKTRYITKEMKKYNIKCESPKKGLIQYILSCGNREVGAIIEKSIIKQPTLKEWRDITPQYDIDDELPWDNIDVGVTKRFLKIENKRLRNLKQTPWCETGRCYNCGSC